The nucleotide sequence CCATGCCCTTGCGTTTGACCGGATGCCGCAGGATACGGGCTTCGGCGCGTTCCGGCGCCGTGCGCGACGCGACGACGTAGGAGAATTTCTCGTCCTCGAAGCCGAGCGTCGCGGACTTGAGCTGGCGGTGCAGGCCGGTGCGCGGGAGACGCGCGGAGAAATGGCACCAGTCCTTGCCGCGCGGGATCGGGCACGTGCCCTCGTGCGGACAGGGCGCGACCAGGGAGAGGCCGAGTTCGACGAGCTGATCCCGCGCTTCGACGATCCGTTCGTAACCCGCGGGGGTGCCGGGCTCGATCAGGACGAGCATCCCGGCCTTCGCCGACAGCCAGCGGACGGCGTCGGACCGGCGGGCTTCGGGCAGTTCGCCGAGGACATAGGAGAGGGTCACCAGATCGGCCTCCGGCGCGGGCGCGGCCGGGTCGATCAGACCACGTCGCCAGGTCGACCCCCGGACGGCCTTGTCCCCGGCGTTCCCCGCGAGCCGCCGTCCCAGCGCGATCGCGCCCGGGACCTGTTCGACGACGGTGCTCTCCTCCAGCGACGGCCACACGTCGGCCGCCGCCCAGATCGCGGCACCGGTCCCGCCGCCGACGTCGATCTGGGTCCGCGGAGCGAACCCGGGAGCACGGAGGGCGGCTTCGGCGAGAACGGCGTGTACGGCCGCGTACGTGGCAGGCATCCGGTAGCCCGCGTACGCCGCGATGTCGACCTCGGAGGAGAGGATGGGCGCGCTCGCGGGGTTGTTCTCGCGGTAGCGCGTGCTGAGCCGCTCGACGGACTGCGTCAGCCTGTTCTGCGGGTATTTGCCCAGCTCTTCGTCGAGGGCGGAGCGGAGGGTTTCGGGGAGGGCGGCCACGGTCAAGATTAGATCGAGTCGCGCGGAGCGCGTCCTTCAAGGGTGGGTGGTGGGGATGAGGCGGCACTTTCATGGGCCCTTGACCTGCGGTTTTCCGGCTGCTCGAATGACCGCGGAAAAAAGTTCGGAGACCGTGTCGAAACCGGGGATGCCCGATCGACGCGTAGATGTGGCAGGGACGACCCCCGCCGGGAACGGAGACCTCAGA is from Amycolatopsis lurida and encodes:
- a CDS encoding small ribosomal subunit Rsm22 family protein, whose protein sequence is MAALPETLRSALDEELGKYPQNRLTQSVERLSTRYRENNPASAPILSSEVDIAAYAGYRMPATYAAVHAVLAEAALRAPGFAPRTQIDVGGGTGAAIWAAADVWPSLEESTVVEQVPGAIALGRRLAGNAGDKAVRGSTWRRGLIDPAAPAPEADLVTLSYVLGELPEARRSDAVRWLSAKAGMLVLIEPGTPAGYERIVEARDQLVELGLSLVAPCPHEGTCPIPRGKDWCHFSARLPRTGLHRQLKSATLGFEDEKFSYVVASRTAPERAEARILRHPVKRKGMVGLSLCAGAGLTETIVTKRHGTAYRAARDAEWGDAWPTQSTVD